Proteins from one Ahaetulla prasina isolate Xishuangbanna chromosome 2, ASM2864084v1, whole genome shotgun sequence genomic window:
- the LOC131190569 gene encoding uncharacterized protein K02A2.6-like, translating into MGSCLLWGDRVVIPEKLRGHVLELLHVGHPGIVRMKSLARSYVWWPQMDKDISDRVGKCQACQESRPLPPTAPIREWEKPQGPWSRIHIDFAGPFHGQTFLIVVDAYSKWLEILLMKTTTAEAVITVLRHLFVTHGLPDTLVSDNGPQFTATQFEGYLKTDTFLAVQHRTPCVTTGRSPSELLMGRRLRCPLDQLNLTYSPDGYQSTKEKTRTMTTGDLVWAHNYSEGPAWLRGTIVGVTGPKSYLVDMGDGRVWRRHIDQLRKRIQNDPETKQPDPDYQTFEPTANSTPRRSEDLAVSEEVQRRQPAPPVDSR; encoded by the exons GGagctgtctgttatggggggatagagtggttattccagaaaaattacgagggcatgtgttggagctattgcatgtgggccacccagggattgtgaggatgaaaagcctagcaagaagttatgtgtggtggccacaaatggataaagacattagcgatcgggtggggaaatgccaggcatgtcaagaatcaaggccactacccccaacagctcccatcagggaatgggagaaaccccagggtccttggtccaggatccacatagattttgccgggccgttccatgggcagaccttcttaattgtggtagatgcctactcgaagtggttagaaattttactcatgaaaaccacaacagcggaagcggtaatcacagtcttgaggcatctatttgtgacacacgggttgcccgacactctagtgtctgataacggcccacaattcacggccacccagtttgaggggtacttg aaaactgataccttcctggcagtccaacatagaactccctgtgtgaccaccggccgcagcccatcggagttattaatgggtagaagactccggtgccccctagatcagttaaatctgacatactcccctgatgggtaccaaagcacgaaggaaaaaaccagaacaatgacaacaggtgacctggtatgggcacataactatagtgagggcccagcgtggctaaggggaacgattgtaggagtgacgggcccaaagtcatacttagtggacatgggggatggccgagtgtggagacgccacatagatcaattacgaaaaagaatacaaaacgatccagaaaccaaacagccagaccctgactaccaaacatttgaaccaacagctaactcaaccccgaggcgatcggaggacttagctgtgtctgaagaagtccagcgacgccaaccggctcctccagtggacagcagg